A window of the Arcobacter sp. F155 genome harbors these coding sequences:
- a CDS encoding efflux RND transporter permease subunit → MFSIFFINRPIFAKVISIFIMIVGLIALYLLPVAQFPQITPPTIQVSATYTGGSAQVVETSVTTPIEEQLNGIEGMIYMDSTSSSDGNSTINLYFESGYDLDVAAIDVQNRVALATPILPDSVKQRGVTTKKKSTSMVQILTVDSTNPQHDALFLSNFASINIAEELKRIDGVGDVQNLGERKYSMRIWINPDKLSNLNISINEVVGAIKEQNAQAALGSIGSSPNSTSNKFQYTLTSKTKLESAKEFEDIIVRHNDNGSKVRIKDIARVELGAENYSWSAKLNNKPTALLGIYQLPGANALEVAEQVGKKIEELKQRFPDGVVVKPTYDTTKFVEISIKEVIVTLFEALLLVLLVVYFFLQSFRTTIIPAIAIPVSLIGTFALLLAMDFSINTLTLFGLILAIGIVVDDAIIVVENVEANLEKNPDLSVKEATKIAMKEVFAPVISTTLVLLAVFVPVTFIPGISGALYQQFATTIAFAVIISSINALTLSPALCATLLKRKQRNAQNEEEKKNIIFEKFDNALESFKKVYKKILEKIIKYWQVVALVYVLLLGATFFAFKTLPTGFIPNEDQGTLVASISLQAGTTLNKTEDTTDKIVELMKETKGVKDVISVAGFNILTGALDSSAGTIFLVLEDWEQRTSKDTSVEAITNNINLKAKEQIQTADVRVFNMPSIPGLSAVGGFEVKLQNLRSMDIKDFEQRASEFIQKLNEDKSIMMAYTGFNSNYPQYYIDINRDKVASLDLKLNDVFSVLQTYLGSLYINDFNKYGKTYRVFIQADQNFRAEKNSINNFFVKNTKGDIVPLSAIVEIKRTSGVSTITHFNSYQSISINGVHNIKEGYSSGDAITAIEKIAKETLGTDVGYEFAGMSLQEKEAGNAAMYIFLLSILMVFLFLSAQYESWMMPLMIMLPIPTVMFGALGANMLAGLLNNTYTQIGLVLLIGMSSKNAILIVEFAKELRDKGQSIVEAAVNASLLRLRAILMTIFSFLLGILPLVFASGAGAVSRQSLGTAVFGGMIMSTFLTLLLTPVLFVVLQRLRERKGKNNE, encoded by the coding sequence ATGTTTTCAATATTTTTTATAAACCGTCCTATTTTTGCAAAAGTTATCTCTATTTTTATTATGATAGTTGGGCTTATTGCACTTTATTTACTTCCCGTAGCTCAGTTTCCACAAATCACACCTCCTACTATTCAAGTAAGTGCTACATATACAGGAGGTAGTGCACAAGTGGTTGAAACCTCTGTTACAACACCTATTGAAGAACAACTAAATGGTATTGAAGGTATGATTTATATGGACTCTACCTCTTCATCAGATGGTAATTCAACTATAAACTTATACTTTGAATCAGGATATGATTTAGATGTTGCAGCTATTGATGTACAAAATAGAGTTGCCCTAGCAACACCAATTTTACCAGATAGTGTAAAACAAAGAGGTGTTACAACAAAGAAAAAATCAACATCTATGGTTCAAATTTTAACTGTTGATTCAACAAACCCTCAACATGATGCACTATTTTTATCAAACTTTGCAAGTATTAATATTGCTGAAGAGTTAAAACGAATTGATGGTGTTGGAGACGTTCAAAACTTAGGTGAAAGAAAATACTCTATGAGAATCTGGATAAACCCAGATAAACTATCAAATTTAAATATTAGCATTAATGAAGTTGTAGGAGCAATCAAAGAACAAAATGCCCAAGCAGCATTAGGTTCTATTGGTTCAAGTCCAAACTCAACATCAAATAAATTTCAATACACACTTACAAGTAAAACAAAACTTGAATCAGCAAAAGAGTTTGAAGATATCATTGTAAGACACAATGACAATGGAAGTAAAGTTAGAATCAAAGATATTGCTAGAGTTGAGTTAGGAGCTGAAAACTATAGTTGGTCAGCAAAACTAAACAATAAACCAACTGCATTGTTAGGTATCTATCAACTTCCAGGAGCAAATGCTTTAGAAGTAGCCGAACAAGTTGGTAAGAAAATAGAAGAGTTAAAACAAAGATTTCCAGATGGTGTTGTAGTAAAACCAACTTACGATACAACAAAGTTTGTTGAGATTTCTATTAAAGAAGTTATTGTAACTTTATTTGAAGCTTTACTTTTAGTTCTTCTAGTAGTTTACTTCTTTTTACAATCTTTTAGAACAACAATTATTCCAGCAATTGCAATTCCTGTATCTTTAATAGGTACTTTTGCCCTACTTTTAGCTATGGATTTTTCAATCAATACTTTAACTTTATTTGGTCTTATTTTAGCTATTGGTATTGTTGTTGATGATGCAATTATTGTAGTAGAAAATGTAGAAGCAAACTTAGAAAAGAATCCTGATTTAAGTGTAAAAGAAGCTACAAAAATAGCTATGAAAGAGGTTTTTGCACCTGTTATTTCAACAACATTAGTTCTTCTTGCAGTATTTGTACCAGTTACATTTATTCCTGGTATTTCAGGAGCACTTTACCAGCAATTTGCAACAACAATTGCCTTTGCAGTAATTATCTCTTCAATTAATGCACTTACTCTTTCTCCAGCACTTTGTGCAACTTTATTAAAAAGAAAACAAAGAAATGCACAAAATGAAGAGGAAAAGAAAAATATCATTTTTGAAAAGTTTGATAATGCTTTAGAGAGCTTCAAAAAAGTATATAAAAAGATTTTAGAAAAAATAATCAAATACTGGCAAGTTGTAGCTTTAGTTTATGTTTTACTTCTTGGGGCTACATTCTTTGCTTTTAAAACTTTACCAACAGGGTTTATTCCAAATGAAGACCAAGGAACACTTGTGGCTTCAATATCTTTACAAGCAGGAACAACACTTAATAAAACAGAAGATACAACGGATAAAATTGTAGAGCTTATGAAAGAAACAAAAGGTGTTAAAGATGTGATTTCTGTTGCAGGGTTTAACATACTTACAGGAGCGTTAGACTCTTCAGCTGGAACTATTTTCCTAGTATTAGAAGATTGGGAGCAAAGAACTTCAAAAGATACTTCAGTTGAAGCAATTACAAATAATATAAACCTAAAAGCAAAAGAACAAATACAAACAGCAGATGTAAGAGTATTTAATATGCCTTCTATTCCAGGGCTTTCAGCAGTTGGTGGATTTGAAGTAAAACTTCAAAATCTTCGTTCAATGGATATTAAAGATTTTGAGCAAAGAGCAAGTGAGTTTATTCAAAAACTAAATGAAGATAAATCAATTATGATGGCATATACTGGATTTAATAGTAATTATCCACAATACTACATTGATATAAACAGAGATAAAGTTGCTTCTTTAGATTTAAAACTAAATGACGTATTCTCCGTACTTCAAACATATCTTGGTTCTTTATACATCAATGATTTTAACAAATATGGAAAAACATATAGAGTATTTATTCAAGCAGACCAAAACTTTAGAGCAGAAAAGAACTCTATTAATAACTTCTTCGTAAAAAATACTAAAGGAGATATTGTTCCACTAAGTGCAATTGTTGAAATAAAAAGAACAAGTGGAGTTAGTACAATCACACACTTTAACTCATATCAAAGTATTTCAATAAATGGTGTTCATAATATAAAAGAAGGATATAGTTCAGGTGATGCCATTACAGCTATTGAAAAAATAGCTAAAGAGACTTTAGGAACTGATGTTGGTTATGAGTTTGCAGGTATGAGTTTACAAGAAAAAGAAGCAGGAAATGCAGCAATGTATATTTTCTTATTATCAATCTTAATGGTATTTTTATTCCTTTCAGCACAATATGAATCTTGGATGATGCCACTTATGATTATGCTTCCAATTCCAACTGTTATGTTTGGAGCTTTAGGTGCAAATATGCTTGCAGGACTTTTAAATAATACTTATACTCAAATTGGACTTGTACTTTTAATTGGAATGAGTTCAAAAAATGCTATTTTAATTGTGGAATTTGCAAAAGAGTTAAGAGACAAAGGTCAAAGCATAGTTGAAGCGGCTGTAAATGCTTCACTTTTAAGACTTAGAGCTATTTTAATGACTATTTTCTCATTCTTACTTGGTATTTTACCTCTTGTATTTGCAAGTGGAGCAGGAGCTGTATCAAGACAATCTTTAGGTACTGCTGTATTTGGAGGAATGATAATGTCAACATTCTTAACTCTACTTTTAACTCCAGTACTATTTGTAGTACTTCAAAGACTAAGAGAAAGAAAAGGAAAAAACAATGAGTAA
- a CDS encoding MlaD family protein, with translation MDEKIEHVSVKKSKKIVFLIWLLPFIALLISTSMLYKHFEKQGEEIEIYFDNAEGFVVDKTPLKYKGIKIGIVSSIEVDEKNINRFLVRISVDKKALTLVAKKGTKFWKVEPKATLTEISGLNTIFSGIYIEAMPSAQNIEQIKALEEQHTFNAVSEKPINYLQDGLFLDLKSSSGTLEVGAPILYKSFLVGKIVKKNLKDNNIFYTIFIEEEYKDLVKEDSSFWNISSIDLKASLSGIKFKVNTLASLIAGGIAFDSNSLKEPLKDTNKIFNLYSSKEDIDYLADYVVLKTEVEHGLEKEFSKVLYDGIEIGYVHDLSFVLEDKQSFIFIKIKKEFASLLKQNPYFELKKPTISLEKLDELSNVIKGTYINLTKRSTKEEEIKDIYTLHNEPIKRKTLEIVLKSDDTLKVSNDSAVFFKDIKVGQVKNKKLHSKSDELRVEVEIFKEYSYLVNDSSIFYIQSPVEINASLENISFKTAPLSGFINSSIAFETKNLKAKRTVNRFYLFPSYEKMLEQKYFLQKGERYTLSLDNANSVLKSNSIYYKGIEAGKVVSKKYNEKTKKVDAQIFVFEKYAKYINESTKFYSISGFDVDFSLEKVNIKTQSLNTLVKGGISFISLDEKAKEVKSFHKFEFYKSLDEILKEERFNENGLRVVVLAKSKSSLKENSPIFYRQLQIGVVEKYNLAKDGTSVELQLYIDEKFKHLVRENSIFYNATAFGMEISLLGVKVTTETLETLLAGGISLVTPTEYKEKAKPMMRFPLYDDVEEEWLQWNPKFEKL, from the coding sequence ATGGATGAAAAGATAGAACATGTAAGTGTAAAAAAGAGTAAAAAAATTGTATTTTTAATATGGCTTTTACCTTTTATTGCATTACTTATCTCTACTTCAATGTTATATAAACACTTTGAAAAACAAGGTGAAGAAATAGAAATATATTTTGATAACGCTGAAGGTTTTGTAGTAGATAAAACTCCTTTAAAATACAAAGGTATTAAGATAGGTATAGTATCAAGTATCGAAGTTGATGAAAAAAATATAAATCGATTTTTAGTAAGAATCTCAGTTGATAAAAAAGCTTTAACTCTTGTAGCAAAAAAGGGTACTAAGTTTTGGAAAGTTGAACCTAAAGCTACTTTAACTGAAATATCTGGATTAAATACAATCTTTAGTGGTATTTATATTGAAGCAATGCCAAGTGCTCAAAATATTGAACAAATAAAAGCTTTAGAAGAACAGCATACATTTAATGCAGTATCAGAAAAGCCTATAAACTATTTACAAGATGGTCTATTCTTAGATTTGAAATCTTCAAGTGGGACACTAGAAGTAGGGGCTCCTATTTTATATAAAAGCTTTTTAGTTGGAAAGATTGTTAAAAAGAATTTAAAAGACAACAATATATTTTATACAATATTCATAGAAGAAGAGTATAAAGATTTAGTAAAAGAAGATAGCTCTTTTTGGAATATAAGTTCAATAGATTTAAAAGCCTCTTTAAGTGGTATAAAATTTAAAGTTAATACTTTAGCTTCTTTAATAGCAGGTGGAATTGCATTTGACTCAAATAGTTTAAAAGAACCATTAAAAGATACAAATAAGATTTTTAATCTATATTCAAGTAAAGAGGATATTGATTATTTAGCTGATTATGTAGTTTTAAAAACAGAAGTTGAGCATGGTTTAGAAAAAGAGTTTAGTAAAGTTCTTTATGATGGAATAGAGATAGGATATGTTCATGATTTGAGTTTTGTTCTTGAAGATAAACAGAGTTTTATTTTTATAAAAATAAAAAAAGAGTTTGCATCTTTATTAAAACAAAATCCATACTTTGAACTTAAAAAACCTACAATCTCTTTAGAAAAGTTAGATGAATTATCAAATGTGATTAAAGGTACATATATAAATCTTACTAAAAGGTCTACAAAAGAAGAAGAGATTAAAGATATTTATACTTTACATAATGAGCCAATCAAAAGAAAAACATTAGAAATAGTTTTAAAAAGTGATGACACTTTAAAAGTATCAAATGATTCAGCGGTATTTTTTAAAGATATAAAAGTAGGGCAAGTAAAAAACAAAAAGCTTCATAGTAAATCTGATGAATTAAGAGTTGAGGTAGAGATATTTAAAGAGTACTCTTATTTAGTAAATGATAGTTCTATTTTTTATATTCAATCACCTGTGGAGATAAATGCTAGTTTAGAAAATATCTCTTTTAAAACTGCTCCTTTAAGTGGATTTATAAATTCTTCAATAGCCTTTGAAACTAAAAATTTAAAAGCAAAAAGAACAGTAAATAGATTTTACTTATTCCCAAGTTATGAGAAGATGTTAGAACAAAAATATTTCTTACAAAAGGGGGAAAGATATACTCTTTCACTTGATAATGCAAACAGTGTATTAAAGTCTAACTCTATTTATTATAAGGGAATAGAAGCTGGAAAAGTAGTAAGTAAAAAGTATAATGAAAAAACAAAAAAAGTTGACGCTCAAATCTTTGTTTTTGAAAAGTATGCAAAATATATAAACGAAAGTACAAAGTTTTACTCTATAAGTGGATTTGATGTAGATTTTTCACTAGAAAAAGTAAATATAAAAACTCAATCTTTAAATACTTTAGTAAAAGGTGGTATCTCTTTTATTTCCTTAGATGAAAAAGCAAAAGAGGTAAAAAGTTTTCATAAGTTTGAATTTTATAAAAGTTTAGATGAGATTTTAAAAGAAGAAAGATTTAATGAAAATGGTTTAAGGGTTGTAGTTCTTGCAAAGAGTAAAAGTTCATTAAAAGAGAATTCTCCAATATTTTATAGACAACTTCAAATAGGAGTTGTAGAAAAATATAACTTAGCTAAAGATGGAACTTCAGTAGAGTTACAACTTTATATTGATGAAAAGTTTAAACATCTTGTTAGAGAAAATTCAATCTTCTATAATGCAACAGCTTTTGGAATGGAGATTAGCCTTTTAGGGGTAAAAGTTACAACAGAGACTTTAGAAACACTTCTTGCAGGTGGAATTTCTTTAGTAACTCCTACAGAATATAAAGAAAAAGCAAAACCTATGATGAGGTTCCCTTTATATGATGATGTGGAAGAGGAGTGGTTGCAGTGGAATCCTAAGTTTGAAAAGCTATAG
- the rpe gene encoding ribulose-phosphate 3-epimerase, with the protein MLVAPSILSADFGKLNEEITAICDGGCDYIHVDVMDGHFVPNMTIGPVVVNPVAKVATKPLDVHLMVENNSFFVELFAPLKPEFISFHIESEKHPHRLIQKIRSYGIKPAIVLNPHTPPEAIEYLLEDLDMVLLMSVNPGFGGQKFISSVVEKTKKLKELINKRNPACLIEVDGGVNDKNIHELKEAGVDMVVAGSYVFGNEDYSKAIKSLQV; encoded by the coding sequence ATGCTTGTAGCACCTTCGATTTTATCGGCAGACTTTGGAAAACTAAATGAAGAAATTACAGCTATTTGTGATGGTGGTTGTGACTATATTCATGTTGATGTGATGGACGGACACTTTGTTCCAAATATGACTATTGGACCAGTTGTAGTTAATCCTGTTGCAAAGGTTGCAACAAAACCTTTAGATGTACACTTAATGGTTGAAAACAACAGTTTTTTTGTAGAGCTTTTTGCTCCTTTAAAACCTGAGTTTATATCTTTTCATATTGAGAGTGAGAAACACCCTCATAGACTTATTCAAAAAATTAGATCTTATGGAATTAAACCTGCTATTGTTTTAAATCCTCATACGCCACCTGAAGCAATTGAGTACTTACTTGAAGATTTAGATATGGTTTTATTAATGTCAGTAAATCCAGGTTTTGGTGGTCAAAAGTTTATTTCAAGTGTAGTTGAAAAAACTAAAAAGTTAAAAGAACTTATCAATAAAAGAAACCCTGCCTGTTTAATTGAAGTAGATGGTGGAGTGAATGATAAGAATATTCATGAACTAAAAGAAGCTGGTGTAGATATGGTTGTTGCTGGGTCATATGTTTTTGGAAATGAAGACTACTCAAAAGCAATAAAGAGCCTTCAGGTTTAG
- a CDS encoding efflux RND transporter periplasmic adaptor subunit, with protein sequence MNLKSIIVTCISVFTLVFFTGCNEKKEEKNNIPTTQKVKVDVHTIKKQTYPIWVNFSGKTQAYKNVAITSRVTGELEQRLFEAGQLVKKEQLLFKIDDTKYKNIVEQREASLEKDKASLNLAIANVKRYAPLVEKGLAPKEKLDQLVAEQKQLKAVVDADIAALNQAKLDVEYTQIKATIDGVIGKPLVDIGNMINASSTELAKIVQSNPLYTNFSPSTNEVSLIKKYKSEEKPKVEVIQSQSEYNTVKTTGHVDFIDNVTNETTGTVAMRAIINNDDNLLLPGTFVEINLFITDQIPVIAVSPNNLGQNQLGAYVLVVNEQNKIETRQLELNYSNNDLVIISGGLQEGDKVIVSDITKLRNGMSVEATQVANPIKL encoded by the coding sequence ATGAATTTAAAATCTATTATAGTTACTTGTATTTCAGTATTTACTTTAGTTTTTTTCACTGGTTGTAATGAAAAAAAAGAAGAAAAAAATAATATACCTACTACACAAAAAGTTAAAGTAGACGTACACACAATTAAAAAGCAGACCTACCCTATTTGGGTTAACTTCTCTGGTAAAACCCAAGCTTATAAAAATGTTGCTATTACTTCAAGGGTAACAGGAGAATTGGAACAAAGACTATTTGAAGCAGGACAACTTGTAAAAAAAGAACAATTACTATTTAAAATAGATGATACAAAATATAAAAACATTGTAGAACAAAGAGAAGCATCTTTAGAAAAAGACAAAGCAAGTTTAAACCTTGCTATTGCAAATGTTAAAAGATATGCACCTTTAGTAGAAAAAGGGCTTGCTCCAAAAGAGAAGCTAGACCAATTAGTTGCTGAACAAAAACAACTAAAAGCTGTAGTTGATGCAGATATTGCAGCATTAAATCAAGCAAAACTAGATGTTGAATATACACAGATTAAAGCAACTATTGATGGTGTTATTGGAAAACCTTTAGTTGATATTGGAAACATGATAAATGCTTCGTCCACTGAATTAGCAAAAATAGTTCAATCAAACCCTTTATATACAAACTTTAGTCCAAGTACAAATGAAGTATCACTTATTAAAAAATACAAATCTGAAGAAAAACCAAAGGTTGAAGTTATTCAGTCTCAAAGTGAATACAACACAGTTAAAACAACTGGTCATGTAGACTTTATCGATAATGTTACAAATGAAACAACAGGAACTGTTGCTATGAGAGCCATCATAAACAATGATGATAATCTTTTACTTCCAGGAACTTTTGTTGAGATAAACCTATTTATTACAGATCAAATTCCAGTAATAGCTGTAAGTCCAAATAACTTAGGACAAAACCAACTTGGAGCTTATGTATTAGTTGTAAATGAACAAAATAAAATTGAAACAAGACAATTAGAATTAAACTATAGCAATAATGATTTAGTAATCATCTCTGGTGGTTTACAAGAAGGAGATAAAGTTATTGTTAGTGATATTACAAAACTTAGAAATGGAATGAGTGTAGAGGCTACACAAGTAGCAAACCCAATTAAACTTTAG
- a CDS encoding paraquat-inducible protein A: protein MSKSLKKLTICKDCGLVLNKPHLDYDHQFHCPRCNALIYKYGQDYLTILLFVFTSIILFVPAVTLPLMSLEIMDLKQSTTLVETLLIFFKNGYTAISILITFIGIVVPLFMLILILIILIPLRLGKNAKYVSKPLKLYEHLLEWQMGEIYMISIVIAIIKLQKMATLDIGLGFYFFLGFLIMMSLTMALFNPYDVWNDDEL, encoded by the coding sequence TTGTCCAAAAGCTTGAAAAAGTTAACTATTTGCAAAGATTGTGGTCTTGTTTTAAATAAACCACATCTAGACTATGACCATCAATTTCATTGCCCAAGATGCAATGCTTTAATATATAAATATGGACAAGACTATTTAACAATTCTGCTTTTTGTTTTTACTTCTATTATACTTTTTGTTCCTGCTGTTACTTTGCCTTTAATGAGTCTTGAAATTATGGATTTAAAGCAAAGTACAACTTTAGTAGAGACTTTATTGATTTTCTTTAAAAATGGTTATACAGCTATTTCTATTTTGATTACTTTTATTGGGATAGTTGTTCCTTTATTTATGTTAATTCTTATTTTAATAATACTAATTCCATTAAGATTAGGAAAAAACGCAAAGTATGTTTCAAAACCTTTAAAACTTTATGAACATCTTTTAGAGTGGCAAATGGGTGAAATATATATGATTAGTATTGTTATTGCAATCATAAAGTTACAAAAAATGGCGACTTTAGATATAGGATTAGGTTTTTACTTTTTCCTTGGCTTTTTAATAATGATGTCTTTAACAATGGCTTTATTTAATCCTTATGATGTTTGGAATGATGATGAATTATAA
- a CDS encoding TolC family protein — MSKLFIYSICFVFLTINLNAKSLSLEELIEIALENNTNIQLSKNQKDVSEQRLRQSQASYLPYVTSSANTGEYDIKQSGVKQDGNATSVSVNANQLIYDFGKTTTAIKASKYNVEASQEDVTSIEKQIILAVKKAYFDILNRHQQIVVAKEAVKLDELQLSQAKEYFKAGIRTQIDITNAQLQLSNSNLKLIQANYDLKKAKTNLISILGKAISEDLKIQLDEEDIKLLAQNAELKYKNVEELIDIAIKNRAEMKKYESLIKANKESVKNANYQYLPTIDVSASYNEKDSDDISTLDSNQTAVLLNIKWDIFTGFSRDANKKIALSNLSSSYKQKEQQELAIIEAVTNAHLNTKQSFESIKISLLSLNLATKNLDLASQRYQAGLNDLLELNDAKLQYTQAKSNLVNTYYSHLVNNANLEYTLGLIK, encoded by the coding sequence ATGAGTAAACTTTTTATATATTCTATTTGTTTTGTTTTTTTAACTATTAATTTAAATGCAAAAAGTTTAAGCCTAGAAGAGCTTATTGAAATTGCATTAGAAAATAATACAAATATACAACTAAGTAAAAATCAAAAAGATGTTAGTGAGCAAAGATTAAGACAATCACAAGCATCTTATCTTCCATATGTAACATCAAGTGCAAATACAGGTGAGTATGACATTAAACAAAGTGGTGTAAAACAAGATGGAAATGCCACAAGTGTAAGTGTTAATGCAAATCAACTTATTTATGATTTTGGAAAAACTACAACTGCAATAAAAGCTTCAAAATACAATGTAGAAGCTAGCCAAGAAGATGTTACTTCTATTGAAAAACAAATCATTCTAGCAGTAAAAAAAGCTTACTTTGATATTTTAAATAGACATCAACAAATAGTAGTAGCTAAAGAGGCTGTAAAGTTAGATGAACTTCAACTTTCACAGGCAAAAGAGTATTTTAAAGCAGGAATTAGAACTCAAATAGATATCACAAATGCCCAACTTCAATTATCTAATTCAAACCTAAAACTAATCCAAGCAAATTATGATTTAAAAAAAGCAAAAACAAATCTAATCTCTATTTTAGGTAAAGCCATAAGTGAAGACTTAAAAATACAACTTGATGAAGAGGATATTAAACTTTTAGCACAAAATGCAGAACTAAAGTATAAAAATGTAGAAGAGCTAATTGATATTGCTATAAAAAATAGAGCTGAAATGAAAAAATATGAATCACTAATCAAAGCAAACAAAGAGAGTGTAAAAAATGCAAACTATCAATACCTTCCAACTATTGATGTAAGTGCTTCATATAATGAAAAAGATTCAGATGATATCTCTACATTAGACTCAAATCAAACAGCAGTTTTATTAAATATAAAATGGGATATTTTTACAGGTTTTTCTAGGGATGCAAATAAGAAAATAGCTCTTTCAAATCTTAGTTCATCATACAAACAAAAAGAACAACAAGAGTTAGCAATAATTGAAGCTGTAACAAATGCACATTTAAATACTAAGCAAAGTTTTGAAAGTATTAAAATAAGTCTTTTATCATTGAATTTAGCTACTAAAAATCTTGATTTAGCATCACAAAGATACCAAGCTGGATTAAATGATTTATTAGAATTAAATGATGCAAAACTACAATATACACAAGCAAAATCAAATCTTGTAAACACTTACTACTCTCACCTTGTAAATAATGCAAACCTAGAGTACACATTAGGACTTATTAAATGA
- a CDS encoding paraquat-inducible protein A — translation MNYKSDKDLDLVLCTHCNSVFKAEEKVCTKCKSELKQRDKYSLVKTLSFTIVAIIFLFPANILPMMEVTTLGVVESSTILDGIVYFFETQSYLIALVIFVASILVPIFKLVVLIYLLYTTKYNKTYLAKNATKYYRIIKFIGKWSMIDIFVVALMIVMVQFGNLSNIIAGPAAIAFTIVVVSTMLATESFDTRLLWDKD, via the coding sequence ATGAATTATAAAAGTGATAAAGATTTAGATTTAGTTCTTTGTACTCACTGTAATAGTGTTTTTAAAGCAGAAGAAAAAGTATGTACTAAATGCAAGAGTGAATTAAAACAAAGGGATAAATACTCTTTAGTAAAAACACTTAGTTTTACAATAGTTGCTATTATATTTTTATTTCCAGCAAATATTTTACCAATGATGGAAGTTACAACTTTAGGTGTAGTTGAGTCAAGTACTATTTTAGATGGGATAGTATACTTCTTTGAAACACAATCTTATTTAATAGCACTAGTTATTTTTGTTGCAAGTATTTTAGTTCCTATTTTTAAATTAGTAGTATTGATTTATTTGTTATATACAACAAAATACAATAAAACTTATTTAGCAAAAAATGCAACAAAATATTATAGAATAATTAAATTTATTGGTAAATGGTCAATGATTGATATATTTGTGGTTGCTTTGATGATTGTAATGGTTCAGTTTGGTAATCTTTCAAATATCATAGCAGGACCAGCAGCAATAGCTTTTACAATAGTAGTTGTTTCTACTATGTTAGCAACAGAGAGTTTTGATACAAGATTATTATGGGATAAGGATTAA
- a CDS encoding phosphoribosylanthranilate isomerase: MKIKICGITNLEDALAAVEAGADALGFVFYDKSPRYIEPFEARKIVDEIPPFIQTVGLFVNENSGFINQVCTNAKMQLAQIIDDDSFTDFDALKFKSMRVIRAKSEKDIIENINNYVLVDAFVDSFGGAGKRVALEWFNRVDCSKIVLAGGLTEDNIAELKGYTFYGVDVSSGVEESKGKKDKQKMINFVKAVNEIQ, encoded by the coding sequence ATGAAAATTAAGATTTGTGGAATAACAAATTTAGAGGATGCTTTAGCTGCTGTTGAAGCAGGAGCTGATGCATTAGGTTTTGTTTTTTATGATAAAAGTCCAAGATATATTGAACCTTTTGAAGCTAGAAAAATTGTAGATGAAATCCCTCCTTTTATTCAAACTGTAGGTCTTTTTGTAAATGAAAACAGTGGTTTTATAAATCAAGTTTGTACAAATGCAAAGATGCAACTTGCACAAATAATTGATGATGATAGCTTTACTGATTTTGATGCTTTAAAATTTAAATCTATGAGAGTAATAAGAGCAAAAAGCGAAAAAGATATTATTGAAAATATCAATAACTATGTTTTAGTTGATGCTTTTGTTGATTCTTTTGGTGGAGCAGGCAAAAGAGTTGCCTTGGAGTGGTTTAATCGTGTTGATTGTTCTAAAATTGTTCTTGCTGGTGGTTTAACAGAAGATAATATCGCTGAATTAAAAGGTTATACTTTTTATGGAGTTGATGTTAGTTCTGGAGTTGAAGAAAGCAAGGGTAAAAAAGACAAGCAAAAAATGATAAATTTTGTAAAAGCTGTAAATGAAATCCAATAA